A DNA window from Aspergillus nidulans FGSC A4 chromosome I contains the following coding sequences:
- a CDS encoding uncharacterized protein (transcript_id=CADANIAT00006927): protein MAGDIITNVDIVAIPAIGADRGGAWTGEDTQSPWLTTELRRFIPNARVLLLDHGELGVEDTLDSLATRLLNKLQEARKSTSRRRPIFFICHSTGGVVATAALVKASRSPSPLDSVFSSCYGIAFFGTPHYGSSYLSAPEFGRSIHRLLRLKHTIPTGLRETFKPRHEQLQRLAGQFRAISADMKIWTFLETVDSVFTITDTETGSTIDMHVPITSIRSGLLGFEHESELPLATDHVGTASFKGQEATARMDFIRDLQSSISTALELSIMSDVPLQVEQEVMVHVNGFFEDTARGVSRESPLQLWSTKTPLEQFLETGPTKCLEERLKTSTRLSSGTLDSDTSDFSRPTSAPAELSQIDSRLRDPDIISLEVVPSRPSVKRSRSFLAQHPSQQQPSPRIHVTEPPIEGYFDIQSEGSASERRISHEDSGDEGTENDEIEASDNLGTISPSQRNLLSSLSSRYREFLNVPFMERTPEERPRMIPRFDRPEPGTEKMIWVHVPYTHTDWVPAVLSKTCKGKTKQNLFRKLVNPDNWYSNLITARHLEPHARYVRPACIHFKLDSPPIKASEPHDPQLALYLHWDTYWNLLQRRRVIEERLRQGRSRPVPDDISRSSLESKLIWKYLGNEPPIHIRRTLDQFGYPNLRSTVARDDDQMLWKRTRKAINLVDELGNSLPLHDRSDLQSSVFVDGKVLMVDQLWLWIVDQKTVVTFFPKQEPTTVEGKFYEQTNLFNSIYNELNGDLARRFETAGDLAALIVLHAVTVLFDRTLHSDLQILRIFEESISILTELTTKSFKQFRNRGFVTRPAEYNKTREGRIMTAAEREERDREVAQQNRNDLSSMLELRDIVDELGTIMKLLEQQTSTINDMAKYFEHRGYGKRFILASLARLDEYRTHISEMRENAIAAQKAVENLLDLKQKQANVDESRLARWEAEVTQSQSRAVMVFTIFTVIFLPLSFFTSLFGINAREWSGEPTNLTLQTMLIIAGPTSIAVIVSALLIAFSERLRDTLLKFQKIIFGLCKDLIFTPLAAFFHQTYQRDQKSPRRSKSSLASTTKTSKTSRIGDRFGRYLASWRYRGDTEEDFWRRDDEREKGGYSSSATASNLNGAGYVARRTEGTGEGMTLPSVLVSEASGHAASNGHGGYVDRMRGPLDGMVRERHPA from the exons ATGGCGGGCGATATCATCACGAACGTGGA CATTGTTGCTATCCCTGCGATAGGGGCCGATCGCGGAGGTGCATGGACTGGAGAAGACACGCAATCGCCTTGGTTGACGACAGAACTTCGCAGGTTCATCCCGAATGCGCGCGTGTTACTTCTCGATCATGGAGAACTAGGTGTAGAGGATACACTTGATTCGCTAGCGACAAGGCTGCTTAATAAATTGCAAGAAGCCAGGAAGTCAACG agccgCAGGCGacctatcttcttcatctgccaCAGCACCGGCGGAGTTGTAGCAACAGCAGCGCTTGTCAAAGCTAGTCGGTCACCCTCGCCGCTCGATTCAGTTTTTTCAAGCTGTTATGGGATCGCATTTTTTGGAACGCCTCATTATGGCTCAAGCTACCTCTCTGCGCCCGAGTTTGGTAGGAGTATCCACCGTCTATTACGTCTCAAACATACTATACCGACGGGGTTACGTGAGACTTTCAAGCCACGACATGAGCAGTTGCAGCGCCTTGCTGGACAGTTTAGGGCGATCTCAGCGGACATGAAAATATGGACCTTCTTGGAGACCGTCGACTCGGTCTTCACGATAACCGATACCGAGACTGGAAGCACGATTGACATGCACGTTCCCATCACCTCCATTCGGTCAGGCCTATTAGGGTTTGAACATGAGAGCGAGCTGCCTCTCGCCACCGACCATGTCGGCACAGCATCATTCAAAGGTCAAGAAGCCACGGCCAGAATGGATTTTATCAGGGACCTTCAGTCAAGCATCTCTACGGCACTAGAACTGTCTATCATGTCTGACGTCCCGCTACAGGTTGAGCAGGAGGTCATGGTTCATGTGAATGGATTTTTCGAAGACACCGCAAGAGGTGTCAGCAGGGAGTCTCCCCTACAACTATGGTCGACAAAAACCCCTCTCGAGCAATTCTTGGAGACTGGACCTACAAAATGTCTTGAAGAACGACTAAAGACATCCACTAGACTATCCTCTGGGACTCTAGACTCCGATACAAGTGATTTCAGCAGGCCTACAAGCGCTCCTGCTGAACTGTCGCAAATTGACTCTCGTTTGCGGGATCCAGATATAATTTCGCTAGAGGTCGTCCCTTCGAGACCCTCAGTGAAGAGGAGTAGAAGTTTTCTCGCCCAGCACCCATCCCAACAGCAGCCCTCTCCCAGGATTCATGTCACCGAGCCACCTATCGAAGGGTATTTTGATATCCAGTCAGAGGGCTCAGCATCTGAACGGCGTATTTCTCATGAAGATTCCGGTGATGAAGGTACCGAGAACGACGAGATTGAGGCGTCAGACAATCTGGGCACTATTAGCCCTAGCCAGAGAAACCTTTT ATCTAGTCTCTCGTCAAGATACCGAGAGTTTCTCAATGTGCCATTTATGGAGCGCACACCTGAGGAGCGGCCTCGGATGATCCCCAGGTTCGATAGACCGGAACCAGGAACCGAGAAAATGATATGGGTCCATGTCCCGTACACGCATACCGACTGGGTGCCTGCAGTTCTGTCGAAGACATGCAAGGGCAAGACAAAACAGAACCT GTTCAGAAAACTTGTTAATCCTGATAACTGGTACTCGAACCTCATCACAGCTCGCCATTTGGAGCCACATGCGCGCTATGTACGCCCCGCTTGCATCCATTTTAAGCTGGATTCCCCACCTATCAAGGCTTCAGAGCCTCATGATCCTCAATTAGCGCTCTAT CTTCATTGGGATACATACTGGAACCTCCTACAACGACGGCGTGTCATAGAAGAACGGTTACGGCAAGGAAGATCTCGACCAGTACCAGACGACATATCCCGTTCTAGCCTCGAATCCAAGTTGATATGGAAATACCTAGGCAACGAACCCCCAATTCATATCCGCCGAACACTAGATCAGTTTGGATATCCTAATTTGCGCTCAACAGTAGCGCGAGACGACGATCAGATGCTCTGGAAACGGACTAGGAAAGCAATTAatcttgttgatgagcttggtaATTCACTCCCGCTGCACGACAGATCTGATCTCCAGAGCTCCGTGTTCGTGGACGGGAAAGTGCTTATGGTCGACCAGCTGTGGCTCTGGATCGTGGACCAGAAAACGGTGGTTACTTTCTTCCCTAAGCAGGAGCCGACGACAGTGGAGGGAAAGTTTTACGAACAGACAAATCTGTTTAACAGCATCTACAATGAACTCAACGGGGATCTTGCAAGGCGTTTTGAGACGGCCGGTGATCTTGCAGCACTGATTGTGCTGCACGCTGTGACGGTCCTCTTCGATAGGACATTACATAGTGATCTCCAGATTCTTCGTATCTTCGAAGAGTCAATTAGTATCCTG ACCGAACTAACGACCAAATCTTTCAAACAATTTCGCAATCGAGGCTTTGTAACAAGACCCGCAGAGTACAACAAGACACGTGAAGGACGGATCATGACAGCCGCTGAGCGCGAAGAACGTGATCGCGAAGTAGCTCAACAGAACCGTAACGATCTCTCCTCGATGCTGGAGCTGAGGGATATAGTGGACGAGCTGGGAACAatcatgaagctgctcgaaCAGCAAACGAGCACAATAAATGACATGGCTAAGTATTTTGAACACAGAGGATACGGGAAGCGCTTTATCCTCGCCTCACTGGCGAGATTGGATGAATATCGCACTCACATTTCGGAGATGAGGGAAAATGCTATTGCCGCGCAGAAGGCT GTAGAGAACTTGCTTGacctgaagcagaagcaggctAATGTCGATGAATCCAGGCTGGCTCGGTGGGAAGCGGAAGTGACGCAGAGTCAGTCCCGAGCCGTAATGGTCTTTACAATTTTCACAGTCAT CTTCCTccccctctctttcttcaccTCTCTCTTTGGCATCAACGCTCGAGAATGGAGCGGCGAGCCTACGAACCTCACCCTCCAAACAATGCTTATCATAGCTG GCCCAACATCCATAGCCGTCATAGTCTCCGCCCTCCTCATAGCCTTCAGCGAGCGGCTTCGTGACACACTCCTAAAGTTCCAGAAAATCATATTCGGCCTCTGCAAGGACCTTATCTTCACACCTCTAGCTGCATTTTTCCACCAGACCTATCAGCGTGACCAGAAATCGCCCCGGCGATCAAAATCCTCCCTGGCGTCCACAACAAAGACTAGTAAGACCTCGCGGATCGGCGATCGATTTGGTCGGTATCTTGCCTCTTGGCGATATAGAGGTGACACGGAGGAAGACTTCTGGAGAAGGGATGATGAGCGTGAGAAGGGTGGGTATAGTAGTAGCGCTACGGCTAGCAATCTGAATGGGGCTGGGTATGTTGCAAGAAGGACGGAGGGAACTGGAGAGGGGATGACGTTGCCGTCTGTCCTGGTCTCGGAGGCAAGTGGCCATGCTGCTAGTAACGGGCATGGGGGTTATGTAGATAGGATGAGGGGTCCGTTGGATGGAATGGTGAGGGAGAGACATCCTGCATAG